One Vespa crabro chromosome 1, iyVesCrab1.2, whole genome shotgun sequence genomic region harbors:
- the LOC124424511 gene encoding leucine-rich repeat serine/threonine-protein kinase 1 isoform X1, translating to MDDYTPIDEDFPGRLLHQAALWDNAELLEDLLRGEHAQYINSQDSWGRTPLHAAAITENSRCLDILLKAGANPNIPCGPRGHYRTPLHICTEHGHNSNVEKLLEFNADLMICDDNGLNPLNIAEKYKNNICVNLLKLAAERYELAKHASHASLRAACIQGDIVAARNMIQSLSADLESIINMAPNGANTLLFIACEMGHKDIVKLLLDNGADCRIHPVTKYCPLYIACHNGKVEIVEMLLRYFPNQIQSLTVEKWLPIHAAALNGHYLVIDILLKFEYPQNLYQRYRDTPGEFEYEMPFDINTQDATGQNVLYISSNLGNIKIVDMLLSYKVNARKIKEEDAGITQPLPISKRKISSGIQRLMSTLNFRSKSYDKKDDNMISPINIDLYCNNSTETALHAAVKARHTEVVAALLSAGSNPNLSAKISNDHGDQEMNNSTVLTIACQNRDIKIADLLLKHGAVDNDCKALKIAAQNRDEALTAKLLSIKAYPDSEYKINKKAMTDCTQTSHFSALPSFGNVTYSTLFPNTPTMINWHNQQCHLSQIRSQWLIDAVLHVNKKLSPKNNDLVLYAITRIDISHNSITSVPSIIFYLQSLKYLNMAQNKIDILIAESKNPKDKLCPVLEEIYLQDNRLEQLPDFIMNLPSLEIMDVSNNKLQCLPENLWRAPKLKELNASFNLLRDLPSQISQNISKKPSREDSLSNSPSTRSLTSQLGIPRDDSLEFESFTKIANAQIIEMERPHFWTGSIQVSEKVSDDIETGVRSLLGSLNLAHNLFNSIPVALPCLAVSLVRLNMAYNSLRSMSHITSYPASLKQLDLSNNQISCWPSLPQIDSTDSMEQANTACYCPTTNIQSPMIPNNRQTATSLRDIVLMSVCTHRRHLRLENLRTLILANNLLSRIQLTSIDDGEMPNIDEEGVDKDMKTNYSGSKLYLLFPNVSMLDISNNQLKEIPQNIYELNNLSVLNISGNTEVVELPPQMGLLSRLWNLNTQGCRLQEPLKTMIESKKYKTMDVIGYLKSILEDAKPYARMKLMIVGIQGIGKTSLLEQLRQEGEVPNKKKSSEHWAKRMGNKNINAKTARGTIISTVGVDIGDWIYEKKIRTQSSHGPVYFRTWDFGGQREYYATHQYFLSKRSLYLVVWRITDGFKGVSEIFQWLVNIQSRAPNSPVIIVGTHYDISYDHSEKLQQYIRDKFINVVDAEKCGLPKVMETVEVSCKTRHNIKMLCNLIYDVVFSLRSPGSKELLLEQKVPASYLALEDVVIQLAHDRKLAGVDPVLKAEQYYAAVNSELQKLHRSFRDPAELHQATLFLHENGIILHYDDATLKDLYFLDPQWLCDMLAHVVTIREINPFARSGIMKLDDIQHVFKSSTISSIDTQGYIVSLLNKFEVALTWDYRTLLIPSLLPTEEDVLRNNQIIKIPVKSRSWYARTKKITSPMITCLNVAGEKATSECVLTSRSQPDCSVTRLLLMSYFPSGFWSRLITRILADDAIVEIVMSFLAPFKDFVDDNIFASLLDIQAEWILWQTGIELRYAGITLLRLKEVNYNLKNSPYDYRQFKFKLKQDGIWCTVDLKNSAILEIWFPVDTLVIKQPIMTDSIDDEPVGYQAIAVEPRPESVPQMLALIVDHIDILLEDWYPTLGTRFVHTSEGKLLVTRLIPCPRCLLSNIDYENEIHDNNDHLTEDIHKYYINRERQSQDSYKSDGDSGVGYDSLTSSRMSSLEGHPEIWRNFHSEAILTYSWMVEECILAAYSNKPISCPKHSDIPLSHVAPDIIFMDLGVKHLIRSEDIKRGKLLGRGAFGFVFKGVCRLPGTHIKTDVAIKMLQPVPPGSNSKQSAILAYKAAQSKWDRDPLQYACKAYCTARQELNILLTLRHANIVPLIGIVISPLALVLDLAPEGALDNVLKNYRRSGAKLDPYTLQAIILQVAKAVEYLHQQHVIYRDLKSENVLVWQMPLPFQDHPEHPVHVKVADYGISRLTLPTGAKGFGGTEGFMAPEIIKYNGEEEYTEKVDSFSFGMFIYELITLRQPFEGHEAVKECILEGGRPPLTYRETFHPCYALDLMVICWAQNPKDRPTASQIVSIASAPEFTHLIDVILLTERTQVTAVTMTNTISEENINGDEIWFGYNNGEVDMLIGTQKGWLRHIRIETPVIPYAMCGVDGYIWIGDNTGQIHVYLENNFGCVASYHLEPDHNKESKVVGLIYLEPLKQFAIALHSGKTFLLSNSFTQMKKTEISTDIHDNIKTYSIAAVYKKKRILELWMGQSFGRITIYILKDINLIDTIQISHVTGDTAMKNLFATYLLSAEHSILSYTYPGCIVYQWDIDSRQIINKLDMSKLVPCSESFKSISIEENLTTEKCQITALESYMNQLYIGTTWGCIVVAECSTLRPITVFRPFEGKVCQIISFKSTDKKKLILVTVGQGYRSLISRFTDFPINGTEVEDLKHNMYTLLWRSEHWSAA from the coding sequence ATGGATGATTATACACCTATAGACGAAGATTTTCCTGGAAGATTGCTTCACCAAGCTGCCCTTTGGGATAATGCAGAATTGTTGGAAGATCTATTAAGAGGTGAACATgctcaatatataaatagtcaAGATTCTTGGGGTAGAACACCATTACATGCTGCAGCCATAACAGAGAATTCTCGATGTTTAGATATTCTTCTTAAAGCAGGTGCCAATCCAAATATACCATGTGGGCCTAGAGGCCATTACCGTACACCATTACATATTTGCACAGAACATGGTCATAATTCTAATGTAGAAAAACTTTTGGAATTCAATGCTGATTTAATGATCTGTGATGACAATGGGTTAAATCCATTGAATATAgcagaaaaatacaaaaacaatatatgtGTTAACTTACTTAAATTGGCTGCTGAAAGATATGAATTAGCAAAACATGCATCTCATGCTTCATTACGTGCTGCTTGCATTCAAGGTGATATTGTGGCAGCTAGAAATATGATTCAAAGTTTATCAGCTGATTTGgaatcaattattaatatggctCCAAATGGTGCAAATACATTACTCTTTATTGCTTGTGAAATGGGCCACAAAGATATAGTTAAATTACTTTTGGATAATGGTGCAGATTGTAGAATACATCCAGTTACTAAATATTGCCCATTATATATAGCTTGCCACAATGGTAAAGTAGAAATTGTGGAAATGCTTCTTCGTTATTTCCCTAATCAAATACAGTCCCTTACGGTAGAAAAATGGCTGCCTATTCATGCAGCTGCTCTCAATGGTCATTATTTggttattgatatattattaaaatttgaatatcCACAAAATCTATATCAGAGATATAGAGACACTCCTGGAGAATTTGAGTATGAAATGCcatttgatattaatactCAGGATGCTACAGGCCAAAATGTTTTGTACATATCTAGTAATTtgggaaatattaaaattgtggATATGTTATTAAGTTATAAAGTGAATGcacgaaagataaaagaagaagatgcgGGAATTACTCAGCCATTGCCTATATCCAAACGAAAGATATCTAGTGGAATTCAAAGGTTAATGTCTACTTTGAATTTTAGAAGCAAGTCTTATGATAAAAAGGATGATAATATGATAAGTCctataaatatagatttatattgcAATAACAGTACTGAAACAGCATTGCATGCTGCTGTAAAAGCTAGACATACAGAAGTTGTAGCAGCATTGCTATCAGCTGGATCTAATCCAAATTTATCAGCTAAAATATCTAATGATCATGGTGATCAAGAAATGAACAACTCTACTGTATTAACTATAGCTTGTCAAAATCGTGATATAAAAATTGCtgatcttttattaaaacatgGAGCTGTCGATAATGATTGTAAAGCATTAAAAATTGCAGCACAAAACAGAGATGAGGCTTTGACTGCTAAGCTATTATCTATAAAAGCTTATCCCGACTCAgagtataaaattaataaaaaagccATGACAGACTGTACTCAAACTTCACATTTTTCTGCACTTCCTTCTTTCGGTAATGTTACTTATTCCACTTTATTTCCAAATACTCCGACTATGATAAATTGGCATAATCAACAATGTCATTTATCTCAAATTCGCTCACAATGGTTGATTGATGCTGTACTACAcgttaacaaaaaattaagtcctaaaaataatgatcttGTATTATATGCTATTACAAGGATAGACATATCTCATAATTCTATAACTTCTGTAccatctattatattttacttgcAGAGTTTAAAATACTTAAACATGgcacaaaataaaattgatattcttATAGCTGAATCAAAAAATCCAAAAGATAAACTATGTCCTGTTTTGGAGGAAATATATTTGCAAGATAATCGTTTAGAACAATTACCTGACTTTATAATGAATTTACCATCTCTAGAAATCATGGAtgtatcaaataataaattacaatgcCTTCCAGAAAATTTGTGGCGCGCACCTAAATTGAAAGAGCTAAATGCATCATTTAATTTGTTACGTGACTTGCCTAGTCAAATTTCTCAAAACATTTCAAAAAAGCCATCACGTGAAGATTCATTAAGCAATAGTCCTAGCACACGAAGTTTAACTTCTCAATTAGGTATTCCTCGAGATGATTCTCTAGAATTTGAATCGTTTACAAAAATAGCTAATGCTCAAATTATAGAGATGGAACGTCCACACTTTTGGACAGGATCTATCCAAGTTTCAGAAAAAGTTTCAGATGATATAGAAACTGGTGTTAGATCGTTATTGGGATCTTTAAATTTAGCACACAATTTGTTTAATAGCATACCAGTAGCGTTACCATGTTTGGCTGTTAGCTTAGTCCGTTTAAATATGGCTTACAATTCTCTTAGATCAATGAGTCATATTACTTCCTATCCTGCCAGTTTAAAACAATTGGATTTATCAAACAATCAAATTTCTTGTTGGCCTAGTTTGCCACAAATTGATAGTACAGATTCAATGGAACAAGCGAACACAGCTTGTTATTGTCCTACTACTAATATACAATCACCTATGATCCCTAACAATAGACAAACAGCAACATCTTTACGTGATATTGTTCTTATGTCTGTATGTACGCATAGGAGGCATTTACGACTAGAAAATTTAAGAACACTTATTCTTGCTAACAATTTATTGAGTAGAATTCAATTAACTTCAATAGATGATGGAGAAATGCCAAATATAGACGAGGAAGGTGTAGATAAAGATATGAAAACAAACTATTCTGGATCTAAATTATATCTCCTGTTTCCGAATGTTAGTATGCTGGATATAAGcaataatcaattaaaagaaatacctcaaaatatttatgaattgaATAACTTATCTGTTTTAAACATCAGTGGTAATACTGAAGTTGTTGAATTACCCCCACAAATGGGGTTGCTCTCTCGTTTATGGAATTTGAATACTCAAGGTTGTAGACTGCAAGAACctttaaaaacaatgatagaatctaaaaaatataaaacaatggATGTTATAggttatttaaaatcaattcttGAGGATGCAAAGCCTTATGCacgaatgaaattaatgattGTAGGAATTCAAGGAATTGGAAAAACAAGCTTATTAGAACAATTAAGACAAGAAGGTGAAGttccaaataaaaagaaatcatcaGAACATTGGGCTAAAAGAAtgggtaataaaaatataaatgctaAGACTGCCAGAGGAACAATTATATCAACTGTTGGAGTTGATATCGGAGATTGgatatatgagaaaaaaataagaacacaATCTTCACATGGACCAGTTTATTTTAGAACATGGGATTTTGGTGGACAAAGAGAATATTATGCCACtcatcaatattttctttcaaaacgTAGTTTATATTTAGTTGTATGGAGAATAACTGATGGTTTCAAAGGTGTttctgaaatatttcaatggcTAGTAAATATTCAAAGTAGAGCTCCTAATTCTCCTGTAATCATAGTAGGTACACATTATgatatttcatatgatcataGTGAAAAACTACAACAATACATTCGCGATAAATTCATTAATGTTGTTGATGCTGAAAAATGTGGTTTACCAAAAGTAATGGAAACAGTTGAAGTGAGTTGTAAAACTAggcataatataaaaatgctaTGCAATTTAATCTATGATGTTGTATTTAGTTTAAGATCTCCAGGAagtaaagaattattattagaacaaAAAGTTCCTGCGAGTTATCTTGCTTTAGAGGACGTTGTAATACAACTTGCTCATGACAGAAAATTAGCTGGTGTAGATCCTGTATTAAAAGCTGAACAATATTATGCTGCAGTAAATAGTGAACTTCAAAAATTACATAGATCTTTTAGAGATCCAGCAGAATTACATCAAGcaactctttttcttcatgaaaatggaattattttacattatgatGATGCTACTcttaaagatttatatttcCTTGATCCACAATGGCTTTGCGATATGCTTGCTCATGTAGTTACgataagagagataaatcCTTTTGCTCGATCTGGTATAATGAAATTAGATGATATTCAACATGTTTTTAAATCTTCAACTATATCATCAATTGACACTCAAGGATACATTGTAAGTCTTCTTAACAAATTCGAAGTTGCATTAACTTGGGATTATCGTACTTTACTCATACCATCTCTTTTACCAACTGAAGAAGATGTTTTAAGAAAcaatcaaattattaaaattccaGTAAAATCACGAAGTTGGTATGCGCGTACCAAAAAAATTACATCGCCCATGATTACTTGTCTTAATGTAGCAGGAGAAAAAGCAACTTCAGAATGTGTATTAACTTCTAGATCACAACCTGACTGTTCTGTAACAAGATTACTTCTTATGTCTTATTTTCCTAGTGGCTTTTGGTCCAGACTCATAACAAGAATCTTAGCTGATGATGCTATTGTAGAGATTGTTATGTCTTTTTTAGCTCCTTTTAAAGATTTTGTTGATGACAATATTTTCGCAAGTTTATTGGATATCCAAGCAGAATGGATTTTATGGCAAACTGGAATAGAATTACGTTATGCTGGAATTACTTTATTGCGTTTAAAAgaagttaattataatttaaaaaattcgcCTTACGATTATAGACAATTTAAGTTTAAACTAAAACAAGATGGTATATGGTGTACagttgatttaaaaaattctgcTATTTTAGAAATTTGGTTTCCTGTTGACACACTTGTTATTAAGCAACCGATTATGACAGATTCGATAGATGATGAACCAGTAGGATATCAAGCAATTGCAGTAGAACCACGACCAGAAAGTGTACCGCAAATGTTAGCTTTAATAGTTGatcatattgatattttattagaagatTGGTACCCAACTTTAGGTACACGTTTTGTACATACCTCTGAAGGAAAATTATTAGTTACAAGGCTGATCCCTTGTCCTAGATGTTTGCTTAGCAATATagattatgaaaatgaaatacatgataataatgatcatttaaCAGaagatattcataaatattatataaatcgtgAGAGACAAAGCCAAGATAGTTACAAATCTGATGGTGATAGTGGTGTAGGATATGATAGTTTAACATCAAGTAGAATGTCATCATTAGAAGGACATCCCGAAATATGGAGAAACTTCCATTCAGAAGCTATACTTACATATTCTTGGATGGTTGAGGAATGTATTCTTGCAGCTTATAGTAATAAACCAATCAGTTGCCCCAAACATTCAGATATACCACTCTCTCATGTAGCAcctgatattattttcatggaTTTAGGTGTTAAACATTTAATAAGATCAGAAGATATTAAACGGGGAAAATTATTGGGAAGAGGTGCATttggttttgtttttaaaGGTGTTTGCCGCCTTCCTGGTACACATATTAAAACAGATGTTGCTATTAAAATGTTACAACCTGTTCCACCAGGTTCAAATTCAAAACAATCTGCCATTCTCGCATATAAAGCTGCGCAAAGTAAATGGGATAGAGATCCTCTTCAATATGCATGCAAAGCATATTGTACAGCTAGACAAgaactaaatatattattgactTTAAGACATGCCAATATTGTACCATTAATAGGTATAGTTATCAGTCCATTAGCTTTAGTATTAGATCTAGCACCTGAAGGAGCATTAGataatgttttaaaaaattatagaagatCAGGTGCTAAACTGGATCCATATACTCTGCAAGCTATAATTCTTCAGGTGGCAAAAGCTGTAGAATATCTTCATCAACAGCACGTAATATACAGAGATTTAAAATCTGAAAATGTTTTGGTATGGCAAATGCCATTACCATTTCAAGATCATCCAGAACATCCAGTACATGTAAAAGTAGCTGATTATGGTATATCTAGATTGACATTACCTACAGGTGCTAAAGGATTTGGAGGAACAGAAGGTTTCATGGCTcctgaaattataaaatataatggagAAGAAGAGTATACTGAAAAAGTAGACTCATTTTCATTTGGcatgtttatatatgaattaataactttaagaCAGCCATTTGAAGGACATGAGGCAGTTAAAGAATGCATTTTAGAAGGTGGAAGACCTCCATTAACATATAGAGAAACTTTTCATCCATGTTATGCCCTTGATTTAATGGTTATTTGCTGGGCTCAAAACCCAAAGGATCGACCCACAGCTAGTCAAATAGTATCTATCGCATCAGCACCAGAATTTACTCATTTAATAGATGTTATATTATTGACAGAAAGAACACAAGTTACTGCTGTTACTATGACAAATACAATttcagaagaaaatataaatggaGATGAAATTTGGTTTGGCTATAATAATGGTGAAGTAGATATGTTAATAGGAACACAAAAGGGATGGTTACGACATATTAGAATTGAAACACCAGTAATACCATATGCTATGTGTGGAGTAGATGGTTATATATGGATTGGAGATAATACTGGGCAAATACATGTATACTTAGAAAACAATTTTGGCTGTGTAGCTAGTTATCATCTTGAACCAGATCATAACAAAGAATCCAAAGTAGTAggtttaatatatttagaacCATTAAAACAATTTGCTATAGCACTACACAGTGgtaaaacatttcttttatctaattCATTTacacaaatgaaaaaaacagaaattagTACGGATAtacatgataatataaaaacatattctATAGCAGcagtatataagaaaaaacgtatattagAATTATGGATGGGTCAAAGTTTTGGTAGAATaaccatttatatattaaaagatattaatttaattgatacaATTCAAATTTCACATGTAACTGGAGATACAgctatgaaaaatttatttgctaCATATTTATTAAGTGCAGAACAttcaattttatcatatacCTACCCTGGATGTATTGTTTATCAATGGGATATTGATTCtagacaaataataaataaattagatatgTCTAAGTTAGTTCCTTGTTCGGAAAGTTTTAAATCAATCTCTATAGAAGAGAATCTGACAACAGAAAAATGTCAAATAACTGCTCTTGAATCATATATGAATCAACTTTACATTGGCACTACTTGGGGTTGTATTGTTGTTGCTGAATGTAGTACATTGAGGCCAATAACAGTATTTAGACCTTTTGAAGGTAAAGTGtgtcaaataatttcatttaaatcaaccgataaaaaaaaacttatattAGTAACAGTTGGTCAGGGATATAGAAGTTTAATATCACGTTTTACTGATTTTCCAATAAATGGTACAGAAGTAGAAGATCTTAAGCATAACATGTACACTCTTTTATGGAGATCTGAACATTGGTCCGCAGCATAA